Proteins from a genomic interval of Cervus elaphus chromosome 13, mCerEla1.1, whole genome shotgun sequence:
- the TSPAN3 gene encoding tetraspanin-3, with the protein MGQCGITSSKTVLVFLNLIFWGAAGILCYVGAYVFITYDDYDHFFEDVYTLIPAVVIIAVGALLFIIGLIGCCATIRESRCGLATFVIILLLVFVTEVVVVVLGYVYRAKVENEVDRSIQKVYKTYNGTNPDAASRAIDYVQRQLHCCGIHNYSDWESTDWFKETKNQSVPLSCCRETAPSCNGSLAHPSDLYAEGCEALVVKKLQEIMMHVIWAALAFAAIQLLGMLCACIVLCRRSRDPAYELLITGGTYA; encoded by the exons GGAGCCGCTGGCATTTTATGCTATGTCGGAGCCTATGTCTTCATCACTTACGACGACTATGACCACTTCTTTGAAGATGTGTACACTCTCATCCCTGCGGTGGTGATCATAGCTGTCGGGGCTCTGCTTTTCATTATTGGGCTAATTGGTTGCTGTGCCACAATCCGGGAAAGCCGCTGTGGACTGGCCACG TTTGTCATCATCCTACTCTTGGTTTTTGTCACAGAAGTTGTTGTTGTGGTTTTGGGATATGTTTACAGAGCAAAG GTGGAAAATGAAGTTGATCGCAGCATTCAGAAGGTATATAAGACCTACAATGGAACCAACCCTGATGCTGCTAGCCGGGCCATTGACTATGTTCAGAGACAG CTGCACTGTTGTGGAATTCACAACTATTCAGACTGGGAAAGTACAGACTGGttcaaagaaaccaaaaaccAGAGCGTCCCACTTAGTTGTTGCAGAGAGACAGCCCCCAGCTGTAACGGCAGTCTGGCCCACCCCTCTGATCTCTATGCTGAG GGGTGTGAGGCTCTAGTTGTGAAGAAGCTACAAGAAATCATGATGCATGTTATCTGGGCAGCATTGGCATTTGCAGCTATTCAG CTGCTGGGCATGCTGTGTGCCTGCATCGTGTTGTGCAGAAGGAGTAGAGATCCTGCTTATGAGCTCCTCATCACCGGCGGAACCTACGCATAG